GGCGCCGGTCTACGTCTACATTCAGGTAGCCGACGACATCGAAGCCCGCATCAACACCGGCACTCTCCGCCCTGGGGCGCGACTCCCCGGCGAGCGAGACCTCGCCGAGCAGTACGGCGTCGCCTACGGGTCCGCGCGACGCGCCATCGAGGAGCTGCGCGACCGCGGGCTGGCCATAACGCTGCCGGGCAAGGGCACGTTCATCCAGACGCGAACCGGGTCGGCTGACAGTGGCGACGCCTAGACTTCGGGCATGACCACGCCATCGGCTGGGGGTTGCGAGCGGTGCCAGTCGGCAGCCGCCGCGAACGAGGCGATCCGCCGCTTCGTGGCCGGCCGCGCCGTGTGGACTCCGGAGGCCCTGGCGGAGCTGGACCGGCTATGGGCGGTGTGGCGGGCAGCGGTGGCCCGGGAGATGACGACAGCGGCCTGACGGGGCTCGTCAGAGGCTCGTCGTAGGCT
This sequence is a window from Streptomyces sp. NBC_01775. Protein-coding genes within it:
- a CDS encoding winged helix-turn-helix domain-containing protein, whose protein sequence is MGDDLGGRVDPAAPVYVYIQVADDIEARINTGTLRPGARLPGERDLAEQYGVAYGSARRAIEELRDRGLAITLPGKGTFIQTRTGSADSGDA